Proteins from one Panthera leo isolate Ple1 chromosome D1, P.leo_Ple1_pat1.1, whole genome shotgun sequence genomic window:
- the LOC122199515 gene encoding solute carrier family 22 member 20 gives MAFTDLLDRLGGVGRFQVIYTGLLLLPCSLLACHNFLQNFTAAVPRHHCQGPANHTAAATNDSGAWLRAVVPLDRRGDPEPCRRFKEPQWALLSPNTSVRGAATEGCRDGWVYDRSVFPSTIVMEWDLVCEARPLRDLAQSIYMAGVLVGAIVFGGLADRLGRKGPLVWSYLQLAVSGAATAYFGSFGAYCVFRFLMGMTFSGIILNSLSLVVEWMPTWGRTVAGVLLGYSFTLGQLILAGVAYVIRPWRWLQFAVSVPFLIFFLYSWWLPESSRWLLLHGKSQLAVENLRKVAVMNGRMEEGERLTKEVVTSYIQSEIASVCPSNSVLDLFRTPAIRKITCCLMVVWFSNSLAYYGLAIDLQKFGLSIYLVQVLFGVIDIPAMLVATTTMIYVGRRATVASFLLLAGFMVIANMFVPEDMQALRMAQAALGKGCLASSFICVYLFTGELYPTEIRQMGMGFASVSARFGGLTAPLVTTLGEFSTVLPPLGFGATSILAGLAVCFLAETRNAPLVETIEAMERRVQQGLRKEDAEEKTEEISLQQLGASPLKETI, from the exons ATGGCCTTCACAGACCTGCTGGACCGCCTAGGCGGAGTGGGTCGCTTCCAGGTCATCTACACgggcctgctgctgctgccctgcAGCCTGCTGGCCTGTCACAACTTCCTGCAGAACTTCACGGCTGCCGTGCCTCGCCACCATTGCCAGGGCCCCGCCAACCACACTGCGGCCGCCACCAACGACTCGGGGGCCTGGCTCAGGGCCGTCGTACCCCTGGACCGCCGGGGGGACCCCGAGCCATGCCGGCGCTTCAAGGAGCCTCAGTGGGCCCTCCTGAGCCCCAACACGTCTGTCCGCGGGGCGGCCACGGAGGGCTGCAGGGACGGCTGGGTCTATGACCGCAGCGTTTTCCCGTCCACTATCGTGATGGAG tGGGATCTGGTGTGTGAGGCCCGCCCCCTCCGCGACCTCGCTCAGTCCATCTACATGGCCGGCGTGCTGGTGGGCGCCATCGTGTTTGGTGGCCTCGCGGACAG GCTGGGCCGCAAGGGCCCCCTGGTCTGGTCCTACCTGCAGCTGGCAGTTTCGGGGGCCGCCACCGCATACTTCGGTTCCTTCGGTGCCTACTGTGTCTTCCGGTTCCTGATGGGCATGACCTTCTCCGGCATCATCCTCAACTCCCTCTCCCTGG TCGTGGAGTGGATGCCCACCTGGGGCCGGACCGTGGCGGGGGTCTTGCTGGGATACTCCTTTACCTTGGGTCAGCTCATCCTGGCCGGAGTGGCATACGTGATCCGCCCCTGGCGGTGGCTACAGTTTgctgtctctgttcctttcctcatcttcttcctctaTTCTTG GTGGCTGCCAGAGTCATCCCGATGGCTCCTGCTCCATGGCAAGTCCCAGCTAGCTGTGGAGAACCTTCGGAAGGTGGCTGTTATGAATGGGAGaatggaggaaggggaaaggcTGACCAAAGAG GTGGTGACCTCCTACATCCAGAGTGAAATAGCAAGCGTCTGCCCTTCCAACTCAGTCTTGGACCTCTTCCGAACCCCGGCCATCCGAAAGATCACGTGCTGTCTCATGGTGGTCTG GTTCTCCAACTCCCTGGCTTACTATGGGCTGGCCATAGACCTGCAGAAGTTTGGACTCAGCATATACCTGGTCCAGGTCCTGTTTGGGGTCATAGACATCCCGGCCATGCTGGTAGCCACCACCACCATGATTTACGTGGGCCGCCGGGCCACAgtggcttccttcctcctcctggcgGGGTTCATGGTGATCGCGAACATGTTTGTGCCAGAAG ACATGCAGGCCTTGCGCATGGCCCAGGCGGCACTCGGCAAAGGCTGCCTGGCCAGTTCCTTCATCTGTGTGTACCTGTTCACGGGCGAGCTGTACCCCACAGAGATCAG GCAGATGGGGATGGGCTTTGCTTCGGTCAGTGCCCGCTTTGGGGGTCTGACTGCACCCCTGGTCACCACGCTTGGGGAGTTCAGCACCGTCCTGCCGCCCTTGGGCTTCGGGGCCACCTCGATCCTGGCCGGCCTGGCTGTCTGCTTCCTGGCTGAGACCCGCAACGCGCCCCTGGTGGAGACCATCGAGGCCATGGAGAGGAG